One genomic region from Eublepharis macularius isolate TG4126 chromosome 18, MPM_Emac_v1.0, whole genome shotgun sequence encodes:
- the LEO1 gene encoding RNA polymerase-associated protein LEO1 isoform X1: MADMEELFGSDADTEPEQKDSDSGSDSYSDQENAGSASNISGSESDRDDEREAIKPSNKELFGEDSEDDAVSHHSGSDNRSERSYNRSEVSGHSDRDDNDQSDIEQHSGSEIARDEDEDEDHRSDEGSHHSEVEGSEKAHSEDEKWGRDDKSDQSDDDEKLQNSDDEERPQNSDDEDKMQNSDDEEHPQISDKEQLQNSDEEKMHNSDDEDQPQVSDEEKLQHSDEDERPRNSDEENLQNSDDDDERPQHSDEEKMQNSDDERPPHSDDEEHRLSDDEEQEHKSESARGSDSDDEILQVKRKKQVASDSEMDSDAEGQKGNRDAMDLFGGADDISSGSDGEDKPPTPGQPIDENGLNEDQQEEEPVPETRIEVEIPKVNTDLGNDLYFVKLPNFLSVEPRPFDPQYYEDEFEDEEMLDEEGRTRLKLKVENTIRWRTRRDDEGNEIRESNARIVKWSDGSMSLHLGNEVFDVYKAPLQGDHNHLFIRQGTGLQGQAVFKTKLTFRPHSTDSATHRKMTLSLADRCSKTQKIRILPMAGRDPESQRTEMIKKEEERLRASIRRESQQRRMREKQHQRGLSASYLEPDRYDEEDEGEEAISLAAIKNRYKGGIREERARIYSSDSDEGSDEDKAQRLLKAKKLSSDEEGEPSGKRKAEDDDKASKKHKKYVISDEEDEDEEA; encoded by the exons ATGGCGGACATGGAGGAGTTGTTCGGAAGCGACGCCGATACTGAGCCAGAGCAGAAAG ATTCTGATTCAGGGTCTGATTCATACTCTGATCAGGAAAACGCAGGCTCCGCTAGTAACATTTCTGGCAGCGAGAGCGACAGAGATGATGAGAGAGAGGCCATAAAGCCTAGTAACAAAGAACTGTTTGGTGAAGACAGCGAAGACGATGCTGTTTCTCACCACAGCGGGAGCGACAATCGGTCTGAGAGGTCCTACAATCGCTCCGAGGTCTCGGGGCATTCTGACCGGGACGATAACGACCAGTCAGATATTGAACAACATAGTGGCTCAGAGATCGCTCGGGATGAAGATGAGGATGAGGATCACAGGTCAGATGAAGGAAGCCATCACTCTGAAGTGGAAGGCTCCGAGAAAGCCCACTCAGAGGATGAGAAGTGGGGGAGGGACGACAAAAGCGATCAGTCGGATGACGACGAGAAGCTCCAGAACTCAGATGATGAGGAAAGGCCACAGAATTCAGATGATGAAGACAAGATGCAGAATTCAGATGATGAGGAGCATCCTCAGATCTCTGATAAGGAACAGCTGCAGAACTCAGACGAGGAGAAAATGCACAACTCGGACGATGAAGACCAGCCGCAGGTCTCGGACGAGGAGAAGCTCCAGCATTCGGACGAGGATGAAAGGCCACGGAATTCCGACGAAGAAAACTTGCAGAACTCAGACGACGATGACGAAAGGCCGCAACATTCTGATGAGGAGAAGATGCAGAATTCGGACGATGAAAGGCCCCCGCACTCGGATGATGAAGAGCACAGGCTCTCCGATGATGAAGAGCAAGAGCATAAATCTG AGTCCGCCAGAGGCAGTGACAGCGATGACGAAATTCTACAGGTGAAGCGTAAGAAACAAGTTGCATCAGATTCTGAAATGGATAGCGATGCAGAAGGGCAGAAAG GTAACAGGGATGCAATGGATCTGTTTGGAGGTGCAGATGATATATCTTCGGGAAGTGATGGAGAAGACAAGCCGCCAACTCCAGGGCAGCCTATT GATGAGAATGGgttgaatgaagatcagcaggaGGAAGAACCTGTTCCCGAGACGCGAATAGAAGTGGAAATTCCAAAAGTAAACACTGACTTAGGAAATGACTTGTATTTCGTGAAGCTTCCCAACTTTCTCAGCGTGGAACCCAG ACCATTTGATCCCCAGTATTATGAGGATGAATTTGAAGATGAGGAGATGCTTGATGAAGAAGGGAGAACAAGGTTAAAACTGAAG GTGGAGAACACTATACGTTGGCGAACGCGCCGAGACGACGAAGGAAACGAGATTCGAGAGAGCAATGCACGGATCGTCAAATGGTCTGACGGGAG CATGTCGCTCCATCTGGGGAATGAAGTGTTCGACGTCTATAAAGCACCATTGCAGGGAGATCACAACCATCTCTTCATCAGACAAGGGACGGGTCTTCAGGGGCAGGCAGTATTCAAGACAAAATTAACCTTCAG GCCTCACTCAACAGACAGCGCCACCCACAGGAAGATGACCCTGTCACTGGCGGACAGGTGTTCAAAGACACAAAAGATCCGCATTCTGCCCATGGCTGGCCGCGATCCAGAGTCCCAGCGCACAGAAATGATTAAG AAAGAGGAGGAGAGGCTGAGAGCATCAATCCGCAGAGAGTCCCAGCAGAGGAGGATGCGGGAGAAGCAGCACCAGCGGGGGCTGAGCGCCAGCTACTTGGAGCCTGATCGCTATGATGAAGAAGACGAAGGCGAAGAGGCCATTAGCTTGGCAGCAATCAAAAACCGGTACAAAGGGGGAATCAGAG aggAGCGTGCTCGGATCTATTCTTCAGACAGCGATGAGGGGTCAGATGAAGATAAAGCCCAGAGGTTACTTAAGGCAAAGAAACTCAGCAGTGATGAG GAAGGTGAGCCGTCCGGCAAAAGGAAGGCGGAAGATGATGACAAGGCGAGCAAGAAGCATAAGAAGTATGTGATCAGCGATGAGGAAGACGAGGACGAGGAGGCATAG
- the LEO1 gene encoding RNA polymerase-associated protein LEO1 isoform X2: MADMEELFGSDADTEPEQKDSDSGSDSYSDQENAGSASNISGSESDRDDEREAIKPSNKELFGEDSEDDAVSHHSGSDNRSERSYNRSEVSGHSDRDDNDQSDIEQHSGSEIARDEDEDEDHRSDEGSHHSEVEGSEKAHSEDEKWGRDDKSDQSDDDEKLQNSDDEERPQNSDDEDKMQNSDDEEHPQISDKEQLQNSDEEKMHNSDDEDQPQVSDEEKLQHSDEDERPRNSDEENLQNSDDDDERPQHSDEEKMQNSDDERPPHSDDEEHRLSDDEEQEHKSESARGSDSDDEILQVKRKKQVASDSEMDSDAEGQKGNRDAMDLFGGADDISSGSDGEDKPPTPGQPIDENGLNEDQQEEEPVPETRIEVEIPKVNTDLGNDLYFVKLPNFLSVEPRPFDPQYYEDEFEDEEMLDEEGRTRLKLKVENTIRWRTRRDDEGNEIRESNARIVKWSDGSMSLHLGNEVFDVYKAPLQGDHNHLFIRQGTGLQGQAVFKTKLTFRPHSTDSATHRKMTLSLADRCSKTQKIRILPMAGRDPESQRTEMIKKEEERLRASIRRESQQRRMREKQHQRGLSASYLEPDRYDEEDEGEEAISLAAIKNRYKGGIREERARIYSSDSDEGSDEDKAQRLLKAKKLSSDEESQGTQELRGTWLQPKGELCKSPSFLSRNRKVSRPAKGRRKMMTRRARSIRSM, from the exons ATGGCGGACATGGAGGAGTTGTTCGGAAGCGACGCCGATACTGAGCCAGAGCAGAAAG ATTCTGATTCAGGGTCTGATTCATACTCTGATCAGGAAAACGCAGGCTCCGCTAGTAACATTTCTGGCAGCGAGAGCGACAGAGATGATGAGAGAGAGGCCATAAAGCCTAGTAACAAAGAACTGTTTGGTGAAGACAGCGAAGACGATGCTGTTTCTCACCACAGCGGGAGCGACAATCGGTCTGAGAGGTCCTACAATCGCTCCGAGGTCTCGGGGCATTCTGACCGGGACGATAACGACCAGTCAGATATTGAACAACATAGTGGCTCAGAGATCGCTCGGGATGAAGATGAGGATGAGGATCACAGGTCAGATGAAGGAAGCCATCACTCTGAAGTGGAAGGCTCCGAGAAAGCCCACTCAGAGGATGAGAAGTGGGGGAGGGACGACAAAAGCGATCAGTCGGATGACGACGAGAAGCTCCAGAACTCAGATGATGAGGAAAGGCCACAGAATTCAGATGATGAAGACAAGATGCAGAATTCAGATGATGAGGAGCATCCTCAGATCTCTGATAAGGAACAGCTGCAGAACTCAGACGAGGAGAAAATGCACAACTCGGACGATGAAGACCAGCCGCAGGTCTCGGACGAGGAGAAGCTCCAGCATTCGGACGAGGATGAAAGGCCACGGAATTCCGACGAAGAAAACTTGCAGAACTCAGACGACGATGACGAAAGGCCGCAACATTCTGATGAGGAGAAGATGCAGAATTCGGACGATGAAAGGCCCCCGCACTCGGATGATGAAGAGCACAGGCTCTCCGATGATGAAGAGCAAGAGCATAAATCTG AGTCCGCCAGAGGCAGTGACAGCGATGACGAAATTCTACAGGTGAAGCGTAAGAAACAAGTTGCATCAGATTCTGAAATGGATAGCGATGCAGAAGGGCAGAAAG GTAACAGGGATGCAATGGATCTGTTTGGAGGTGCAGATGATATATCTTCGGGAAGTGATGGAGAAGACAAGCCGCCAACTCCAGGGCAGCCTATT GATGAGAATGGgttgaatgaagatcagcaggaGGAAGAACCTGTTCCCGAGACGCGAATAGAAGTGGAAATTCCAAAAGTAAACACTGACTTAGGAAATGACTTGTATTTCGTGAAGCTTCCCAACTTTCTCAGCGTGGAACCCAG ACCATTTGATCCCCAGTATTATGAGGATGAATTTGAAGATGAGGAGATGCTTGATGAAGAAGGGAGAACAAGGTTAAAACTGAAG GTGGAGAACACTATACGTTGGCGAACGCGCCGAGACGACGAAGGAAACGAGATTCGAGAGAGCAATGCACGGATCGTCAAATGGTCTGACGGGAG CATGTCGCTCCATCTGGGGAATGAAGTGTTCGACGTCTATAAAGCACCATTGCAGGGAGATCACAACCATCTCTTCATCAGACAAGGGACGGGTCTTCAGGGGCAGGCAGTATTCAAGACAAAATTAACCTTCAG GCCTCACTCAACAGACAGCGCCACCCACAGGAAGATGACCCTGTCACTGGCGGACAGGTGTTCAAAGACACAAAAGATCCGCATTCTGCCCATGGCTGGCCGCGATCCAGAGTCCCAGCGCACAGAAATGATTAAG AAAGAGGAGGAGAGGCTGAGAGCATCAATCCGCAGAGAGTCCCAGCAGAGGAGGATGCGGGAGAAGCAGCACCAGCGGGGGCTGAGCGCCAGCTACTTGGAGCCTGATCGCTATGATGAAGAAGACGAAGGCGAAGAGGCCATTAGCTTGGCAGCAATCAAAAACCGGTACAAAGGGGGAATCAGAG aggAGCGTGCTCGGATCTATTCTTCAGACAGCGATGAGGGGTCAGATGAAGATAAAGCCCAGAGGTTACTTAAGGCAAAGAAACTCAGCAGTGATGAG GAATCACAGGGGACACAAGAGCTTCGTGGGACGTGGCTGCAGCCGAAAGGAGAGTTGTGCAAATCTCCTTCTTTCCTTAGCAGGAA CAGGAAGGTGAGCCGTCCGGCAAAAGGAAGGCGGAAGATGATGACAAGGCGAGCAAGAAGCATAAGAAGTATGTGA